Proteins co-encoded in one Candidatus Dormiibacterota bacterium genomic window:
- a CDS encoding glycosyltransferase family A protein encodes MPEVSIVVPTHNRAPMLKRHLDALSVQSYPRTSTEWIVVCDGCTDGSAQVAREGGADRVIEQAASGPAAARNAGLAAATGSLVCFLDDDIIPDQGWVKALLDDYRPGESKLLHMGYCPHAPGSITTHLDRRNAAWYQSRIDVIRRPGYEPRFTDFFCGNFAVNREEFAAFGGFDPSFWLAEDYELAFRALAAGWRIRFVPGARAEHHFHRGPRAYGQQAFRAGQADALLVRVHPEIAPEVRIGLPRRPLKRIAGVGWRAVALRTAISVDLVERLALIGERVRMRRLLDLLYALLWDGQYWRGVAAA; translated from the coding sequence CCGACCCACAACCGAGCGCCGATGCTAAAACGGCATCTCGACGCCCTTTCGGTCCAGAGCTATCCGCGGACGTCAACGGAATGGATCGTCGTCTGCGACGGGTGCACCGACGGCTCCGCTCAGGTCGCACGCGAGGGAGGTGCTGACCGGGTGATCGAACAAGCTGCGTCAGGCCCGGCTGCAGCCCGAAACGCGGGGCTCGCCGCCGCCACGGGCTCTCTCGTGTGCTTCCTGGACGATGACATCATCCCCGACCAGGGATGGGTGAAAGCTCTCCTCGACGACTATCGCCCGGGGGAGTCGAAGCTCTTGCACATGGGCTACTGCCCGCATGCGCCAGGCAGCATCACGACCCATCTGGATCGCCGCAACGCGGCCTGGTACCAGAGCAGGATCGACGTGATCCGGAGGCCGGGCTATGAGCCCCGCTTCACCGATTTCTTCTGTGGCAATTTCGCCGTCAACCGAGAAGAATTCGCGGCCTTTGGCGGCTTTGATCCGAGCTTCTGGCTGGCCGAAGACTACGAGCTGGCGTTCCGCGCTCTCGCCGCGGGCTGGCGGATTCGCTTCGTCCCGGGCGCGCGGGCGGAGCACCACTTTCATCGAGGTCCGCGCGCCTATGGTCAGCAGGCATTTCGAGCTGGGCAGGCGGACGCCCTCCTGGTGCGCGTTCATCCCGAGATTGCGCCGGAGGTTCGCATCGGGCTGCCGCGGCGGCCGCTGAAGCGGATCGCCGGGGTCGGTTGGCGCGCCGTCGCGCTTCGCACCGCAATCAGTGTCGACCTGGTCGAACGTCTGGCCTTGATTGGGGAGCGAGTGCGGATGCGACGGCTACTCGACCTCCTCTACGCGCTCCTCTGGGATGGTCAGTACTGGCGGGGAGTGGCGGCCGCCTAG